The following proteins come from a genomic window of Thermoproteus sp.:
- a CDS encoding 30S ribosomal protein S15, protein MPHRSRHKRGSSSSTRPPHPTAPNWIQYTPEEVEQLVLELYRRGFPPSQIGIVLRDQYGIPLVKVITGKKIVKILEEHGVKMELPEDLLNLIRKALRIRRHLEEHPKDMGSRRGLQLVESKIHRLIKYYKRVGKLPVDFEYSPERLSHLAT, encoded by the coding sequence GTGCCTCACCGTAGTAGACATAAGAGGGGCTCATCGTCGTCGACAAGGCCTCCGCATCCCACTGCTCCGAATTGGATACAATACACACCGGAGGAGGTAGAACAGTTAGTGTTGGAGCTGTACAGGAGGGGGTTCCCGCCGTCCCAAATAGGCATAGTACTTAGAGATCAATACGGCATACCGCTAGTTAAGGTCATAACCGGCAAGAAGATAGTCAAGATCTTAGAAGAGCACGGAGTGAAAATGGAGCTCCCTGAAGACCTATTGAATTTGATAAGAAAGGCGTTGAGGATTAGGAGGCATCTAGAGGAACACCCGAAAGATATGGGATCGCGTAGAGGCCTCCAGTTGGTAGAGTCGAAGATACATAGACTGATAAAGTACTATAAGAGAGTAGGTAAGCTACCTGTCGATTTTGAATATTCGCCAGAGCGGCTTTCGCACTTAGCGACATAA
- a CDS encoding 30S ribosomal protein S3ae, translating to MAERQQVAAQQEKVTLSKRDVWAAKRWYTVYTPSYLNGVAVAEVPASEPQKLLGRTLEISFFELTKDISHLPIKIRLQINRVDGGNAYTRFKGLELSRDYIRSLIRRGTSKAVAYIDVTTRDGWKLRLTVMGITSARVSTSRKSAIRKAFSSLVSQKAQSLDIGSLLKEVLEGSLAAELFVAAKKIYPMRKVEIAKIKVLSYPKEEGIVEVKELPIQQQA from the coding sequence GTGGCCGAGAGGCAACAGGTAGCGGCGCAACAAGAGAAGGTTACTCTATCCAAGAGGGACGTATGGGCCGCCAAGAGGTGGTATACCGTATACACGCCTTCATATCTAAACGGAGTAGCTGTCGCCGAGGTCCCCGCGTCAGAACCCCAGAAGCTACTGGGCAGGACGCTTGAGATTTCTTTCTTCGAGTTGACAAAAGACATATCGCACCTCCCCATTAAGATAAGGCTCCAGATAAATAGAGTAGATGGAGGCAACGCATATACGCGCTTTAAAGGCCTAGAGCTCTCGAGGGACTACATAAGGTCTTTAATTAGGCGTGGCACGAGCAAAGCCGTCGCGTATATAGACGTGACTACTCGCGACGGCTGGAAACTACGCCTTACGGTGATGGGAATAACATCAGCCCGAGTTTCAACCAGCAGAAAGTCCGCAATAAGGAAGGCTTTCTCCTCGTTGGTGTCGCAAAAGGCGCAGTCGTTGGACATAGGGTCGTTGTTGAAGGAAGTGCTCGAGGGCTCTCTGGCGGCGGAGCTCTTCGTGGCGGCTAAGAAGATCTACCCCATGAGGAAAGTAGAAATAGCGAAGATAAAAGTCCTCTCGTACCCCAAGGAGGAGGGGATAGTTGAGGTTAAGGAGCTACCTATACAACAACAGGCCTAG
- a CDS encoding KH domain-containing protein has translation MYVFNCGVEHPMGEYLRGAIQVPIEHKYLINARRWADAVAGRYRATIQIDSTSLYIVIKPNEGVTVDEVLKLRDMAQAISLGFTPEDALKLENENYRLEYIDLKEHVKRQHISRVKGRIIGEDGRAKATIEALTGAKIVVGDRYVGILGPADAVDVAKEALLMLISGKKHGTVYKYIEKALRQP, from the coding sequence GTGTATGTTTTTAACTGCGGCGTAGAGCACCCCATGGGGGAGTACCTACGCGGAGCTATCCAAGTGCCTATTGAACATAAGTACCTCATTAACGCCAGGAGGTGGGCCGACGCGGTTGCTGGCAGGTATAGAGCGACGATACAGATAGACTCCACTTCCCTCTATATAGTAATAAAGCCCAACGAGGGCGTGACCGTTGACGAGGTGTTGAAACTACGCGACATGGCGCAGGCGATTTCCTTGGGCTTCACGCCAGAAGACGCCTTGAAGTTAGAAAATGAAAACTATAGGCTTGAGTATATAGACCTCAAGGAGCACGTTAAACGTCAACATATATCTAGAGTAAAGGGAAGAATTATAGGTGAGGACGGGAGGGCTAAGGCCACAATCGAGGCACTGACAGGCGCGAAGATAGTAGTGGGCGACAGATATGTGGGCATCTTGGGCCCTGCAGACGCAGTAGATGTAGCCAAAGAGGCCCTCTTGATGCTCATATCGGGAAAGAAACACGGGACCGTCTATAAGTATATCGAAAAAGCGCTTAGGCAACCCTAG
- a CDS encoding serine protein kinase RIO, which produces MDPTDDIDVEKRYRTEKDHEYFETLDEVFNAYTWRALLSLMNKGVVDEVLGPLAQGKEARVILARNKGGEYIALKIYYTTTSTFIKSRYKYILGDPRFKNKRIKKDIIDIVEIWCRKEFGNISAAFKAGVKTPKPIAIERNILAMEFIGEDGRSAPTLNEVGLEGLEDPDETFWEILRNVERTYVLAKLVHADLSEFNVLYHNGDIKIIDWGSAVKREHPLALEYLARDLNNIFRFFGVKLNGTRVARLIHERSTAPYEEDEEGWLVVGGKTLYEAIGELES; this is translated from the coding sequence GTGGACCCTACAGATGATATAGATGTGGAGAAGCGGTATAGGACTGAGAAAGACCATGAATACTTCGAGACGTTGGACGAGGTGTTTAATGCCTACACGTGGCGTGCCCTGCTCTCCCTAATGAACAAGGGAGTGGTGGACGAAGTCCTAGGCCCGCTGGCTCAAGGCAAGGAGGCCCGCGTCATTTTGGCGCGCAATAAGGGAGGCGAATATATAGCTCTAAAAATTTATTATACAACTACTTCAACATTTATAAAATCAAGATATAAATATATATTGGGTGATCCTAGATTCAAAAACAAGAGGATAAAAAAAGACATAATAGATATAGTGGAGATTTGGTGTAGAAAGGAATTCGGGAACATCTCGGCGGCCTTCAAGGCCGGCGTCAAGACGCCCAAGCCCATAGCCATAGAGAGGAACATCTTAGCCATGGAGTTCATAGGCGAAGACGGACGGTCTGCGCCTACGCTGAACGAAGTGGGGCTCGAGGGGCTTGAGGACCCCGACGAGACCTTCTGGGAAATTTTAAGGAATGTAGAAAGGACCTATGTGCTCGCCAAGCTCGTCCATGCAGATCTGAGCGAATTCAACGTGTTGTACCACAATGGGGACATCAAGATAATAGACTGGGGCTCCGCGGTGAAGAGGGAACACCCCCTCGCGTTGGAGTACCTCGCCAGGGACCTAAACAACATATTTAGGTTCTTCGGGGTTAAGCTAAACGGGACACGTGTGGCGCGACTGATCCACGAGAGGTCGACGGCGCCCTACGAGGAAGACGAAGAGGGGTGGCTGGTGGTCGGCGGGAAGACGCTTTATGAAGCCATAGGCGAGCTAGAGAGCTGA
- a CDS encoding indolepyruvate oxidoreductase subunit beta produces MVTSIVIVGVGGQGVMTLARWLGRAAVAAGYDVKIAEVHGLSQRGGSVEVHVRIGERVYAPVVSEGDADYVVAMEAIEALRAFRYLKEEALFVVNKRIIQVPGKYVDPEQVYRALAVHKGLRLVPAFELALKIGDPIYENSVLLGYVAKLLRLDGFVDWLDEKNLRAFEEGRRLASAL; encoded by the coding sequence ATGGTCACAAGCATAGTCATCGTCGGCGTCGGCGGCCAAGGCGTGATGACTCTAGCCAGATGGTTAGGCAGGGCGGCCGTAGCGGCTGGATACGACGTGAAGATAGCCGAAGTACATGGGTTGAGCCAAAGAGGGGGCTCTGTCGAGGTACACGTCAGGATCGGAGAGAGGGTATATGCGCCTGTAGTTTCGGAGGGCGATGCCGACTATGTGGTCGCCATGGAAGCCATAGAGGCGTTGAGGGCGTTTAGGTACCTGAAAGAAGAGGCGCTATTTGTAGTCAACAAGAGAATCATTCAGGTGCCGGGTAAATATGTGGACCCAGAGCAGGTGTACAGGGCGTTAGCGGTCCATAAGGGCTTAAGGCTAGTGCCCGCCTTCGAGCTAGCCTTGAAGATCGGAGACCCCATATATGAGAACTCGGTCCTGTTGGGATATGTCGCCAAGCTGTTGAGACTTGACGGCTTCGTTGATTGGCTCGATGAGAAGAACCTACGAGCCTTCGAGGAGGGCCGTAGGCTGGCCTCAGCTCTCTAG
- a CDS encoding indolepyruvate ferredoxin oxidoreductase subunit alpha, with the protein MKHLLLGNEAIAYGALSAGVAVAAGYPGTPSSEIIETLLEFKDRKVYWASNEKTAVELAYGAALAGARALAAMKHVGLNVAADPFHSAAYTGVVGGLLIVTADDPHMWSSQNEQDTRWYGLQSYIPVLEPSEPQEAFKMAKDGLALSESLEHPVLLRSTTRVSHVRAPVVVEPPAPPKFGKFSRDVERYVLVPQNARRRRADVLRKWELLKDFSARFMSVEGEGDVTVVASGVGYLYAVEALERLGVKARIVKIGMSVPLSKKVVDVVTDEVVVVEEGDPVVETQLRVMGIKTKGKIDGFFPQSGELSLRAVVEGLSKALGLGVKLADPAKPTLQPPPRPPYLCPGCPHMGTFYALKLAGAGQKVVWSGDIGCYTLGINTGQQDLATHMGSSIGLGMGIALSDREKLVVATIGDSTFYHAALPQLIDLKTKKIPLVLVVMDNEYTAMTGGQPSPSRAVPAERLMEAIGIKHYVIDPVDVKRSVEVAKRAIAEAKSGEPVALISRRPCVLEALRAARRSGFKPPKYYVVSDRCRSCGICYNLLKCYAITKLPDGKAWIDPSLCNGCSMCAQVCPYDAIKPAEPDKVSKWLELWSQA; encoded by the coding sequence GTGAAACACCTACTCTTGGGGAACGAGGCGATAGCTTACGGCGCTTTATCCGCAGGAGTCGCGGTGGCCGCCGGATATCCTGGCACTCCCTCCTCGGAGATCATAGAGACTCTTTTAGAGTTCAAAGACCGTAAGGTGTACTGGGCGTCCAACGAGAAGACTGCAGTGGAGCTCGCCTACGGCGCGGCGCTCGCCGGCGCGCGAGCTCTGGCCGCTATGAAGCACGTGGGTCTCAACGTGGCCGCCGATCCGTTTCACAGCGCGGCCTATACTGGAGTCGTAGGCGGCCTCTTGATAGTAACCGCAGACGACCCCCATATGTGGTCTTCGCAGAACGAACAGGACACTAGGTGGTATGGGCTTCAGTCCTACATACCGGTCCTGGAGCCCTCCGAGCCGCAAGAGGCCTTCAAGATGGCCAAGGATGGTTTAGCCCTCAGCGAGAGCCTAGAACATCCCGTCCTGTTGAGGAGCACCACTAGGGTGAGCCACGTGAGGGCGCCCGTCGTCGTGGAGCCGCCAGCCCCTCCCAAATTTGGGAAATTCTCTAGAGACGTGGAGAGGTACGTATTAGTGCCGCAGAACGCGAGGCGTAGGAGAGCTGACGTGTTGAGGAAGTGGGAACTCCTGAAGGACTTCTCTGCGCGTTTTATGTCGGTGGAGGGCGAGGGCGACGTAACTGTGGTGGCCTCCGGCGTGGGCTACCTCTACGCCGTAGAGGCTCTGGAGAGGCTGGGCGTCAAGGCCAGAATAGTCAAAATAGGCATGTCGGTACCTCTCTCCAAGAAGGTCGTGGACGTAGTTACAGATGAGGTGGTCGTAGTGGAGGAGGGCGACCCCGTAGTCGAGACGCAACTACGCGTAATGGGCATAAAGACTAAGGGCAAGATAGATGGGTTCTTCCCTCAGTCTGGAGAGCTCTCCTTGAGGGCCGTCGTGGAGGGGCTCTCTAAGGCGTTAGGGCTGGGCGTCAAGTTAGCCGATCCGGCCAAGCCGACGCTCCAGCCGCCGCCAAGGCCGCCGTATCTCTGCCCCGGATGTCCGCATATGGGCACTTTCTACGCGTTGAAGCTGGCGGGGGCCGGACAAAAAGTAGTCTGGTCTGGCGACATAGGATGTTATACTCTCGGCATCAATACCGGACAGCAGGACCTGGCCACCCACATGGGCTCCAGCATCGGCTTGGGCATGGGCATAGCGCTGTCCGATAGGGAGAAGCTCGTAGTGGCCACCATAGGCGACTCTACGTTCTACCACGCCGCGTTGCCACAATTAATAGACCTCAAGACCAAGAAGATCCCGCTGGTGCTCGTCGTTATGGATAACGAATATACCGCCATGACGGGCGGACAGCCCAGCCCGAGCAGGGCCGTGCCCGCCGAACGGCTCATGGAGGCCATCGGCATAAAACACTACGTCATAGATCCTGTCGACGTCAAGAGAAGCGTCGAGGTCGCGAAGAGAGCGATAGCCGAAGCCAAGTCGGGGGAGCCCGTCGCTTTGATCTCCAGAAGGCCTTGCGTCTTAGAGGCCTTGAGGGCCGCCCGGAGGAGCGGCTTCAAGCCGCCTAAATACTACGTTGTCTCCGATAGATGTAGAAGTTGCGGCATATGTTACAATCTGCTGAAGTGCTACGCCATAACTAAACTGCCCGACGGGAAGGCTTGGATAGATCCAAGCCTCTGCAACGGCTGCTCCATGTGCGCACAGGTGTGCCCCTACGATGCGATAAAGCCCGCAGAGCCCGACAAAGTGAGCAAGTGGTTAGAGCTATGGTCACAAGCATAG
- a CDS encoding NADH pyrophosphatase zinc ribbon domain-containing protein has protein sequence MRFCPRDGTLMVPVRKDGQTVLRCPKCGYETKLTERDKKAYSVKTTVSEDKKRGVMTAAEASSEIDQEELEELRKQLLENLQEGEETEE, from the coding sequence ATGCGGTTCTGTCCGCGCGATGGGACGTTGATGGTGCCAGTGAGGAAGGACGGCCAGACCGTTCTGCGTTGTCCTAAGTGCGGGTATGAGACTAAGCTCACTGAACGGGACAAAAAGGCCTACAGCGTGAAGACCACAGTATCTGAGGACAAGAAGCGCGGCGTCATGACCGCCGCCGAGGCGAGCTCCGAGATAGACCAAGAGGAACTAGAGGAACTCCGGAAGCAACTACTTGAGAACCTACAGGAGGGAGAGGAGACAGAGGAGTAG
- a CDS encoding ribosome biogenesis/translation initiation ATPase RLI codes for MRIAVVDRDSCDPKKCGQECIKYCPVNRNGKVVWLDEKTGKAVISEKLCIGCGICVHKCPFEAITIINLPDELERDCVHRYFPGGFKLYRLPLLRKGGIVGVMGRNALGKTTIARIIAGELVPNLCREGGADPSDVVKSFRGTELQTFFTELYSKKLKAVHKIQYIELIPMYLKGTVKEIAEKAKIPQELMERLGLSKLADRDISHLSGGELQKLAIAAALAKDADVYIFDEPATHLDVVERLRVSTLIREKVEGRYAVVVEHDLTVLDYLADTAVVLYGKPGAYGIVSRPMGAREAVNEYLKGFLSHENLRIRDEPIKFEYRPPERRASRQRALTQWTDLSISLGSFRLRVRSGFISRGEIVGVIGPNGVGKTTFVRALVGEIKPAEGEIYAVQSISYKPQYIRDIAVKNSDVPVRLWLAREVPEYTDSPIWPDVSSGLGLPNILEKKMGELSGGELQRVVVASALLKKAELYVLDEPMAYLDVEQRIAVAKTIRRIIEESESAALIVEHDVAMLDYMSNSIMPFVGVPGVEGQAEGPLDVRTGMNVFLKWIDVTFRREPNTGRPRVNKPGSVLDREQKERGEYYYS; via the coding sequence ATGAGGATTGCAGTAGTAGATCGCGACTCGTGCGACCCTAAGAAGTGTGGACAGGAGTGTATTAAGTACTGTCCAGTGAACAGAAACGGGAAAGTCGTCTGGCTTGACGAAAAGACAGGGAAGGCAGTGATATCGGAGAAGCTCTGCATCGGTTGCGGCATATGCGTCCATAAGTGTCCCTTTGAGGCCATTACGATCATCAACTTGCCCGACGAGTTGGAGAGAGACTGCGTCCACCGTTACTTCCCCGGCGGCTTTAAACTCTATAGGCTCCCTCTCTTGAGGAAGGGAGGGATCGTGGGCGTTATGGGGCGGAATGCGCTCGGCAAGACCACCATCGCGAGGATTATAGCGGGCGAGCTGGTGCCCAACTTGTGTAGGGAGGGCGGGGCCGACCCCTCCGACGTGGTGAAGTCGTTTAGAGGCACTGAGCTCCAGACGTTCTTTACGGAGTTGTACTCAAAGAAGTTGAAAGCTGTGCATAAAATACAGTATATAGAACTCATACCTATGTATCTAAAGGGAACTGTAAAAGAGATAGCAGAGAAGGCCAAAATACCACAGGAACTCATGGAGAGACTAGGGCTCTCCAAGCTGGCCGATAGGGACATATCGCATCTATCTGGCGGCGAGCTACAAAAACTCGCCATAGCCGCGGCATTGGCTAAAGACGCCGACGTCTATATATTCGACGAGCCGGCCACCCACCTGGACGTCGTGGAGAGGCTTAGGGTCTCGACTTTAATCCGCGAGAAGGTAGAGGGGAGGTACGCCGTTGTGGTGGAGCACGACTTGACGGTGTTGGACTATCTGGCCGACACCGCCGTGGTGCTCTACGGGAAGCCGGGCGCCTACGGCATAGTCTCCCGGCCTATGGGGGCGCGGGAGGCCGTCAACGAGTACCTCAAGGGCTTTTTGAGCCACGAGAACCTACGCATAAGGGACGAGCCCATAAAGTTCGAATATAGGCCGCCCGAACGGAGGGCGTCGCGGCAGAGGGCTTTGACTCAATGGACCGATTTGTCCATATCTCTGGGGTCCTTTAGGTTGAGAGTTAGGAGCGGTTTTATCAGCAGGGGCGAAATAGTGGGCGTGATAGGGCCGAACGGGGTCGGGAAGACGACTTTCGTGAGGGCTCTCGTGGGCGAGATAAAGCCGGCCGAAGGCGAGATATATGCGGTCCAGTCCATAAGCTATAAGCCGCAATACATTAGGGATATAGCCGTCAAGAATTCAGATGTGCCGGTCAGGCTGTGGCTGGCGAGAGAGGTCCCCGAATATACCGACTCGCCCATATGGCCCGACGTATCCTCCGGCCTCGGCCTCCCCAATATCTTAGAGAAGAAGATGGGCGAGCTCTCTGGAGGGGAACTACAAAGAGTCGTGGTGGCCTCGGCGTTGTTGAAGAAAGCGGAGCTCTATGTCCTCGACGAGCCTATGGCCTATCTAGATGTGGAGCAGAGGATAGCTGTGGCTAAAACCATAAGGAGGATTATAGAGGAGAGCGAGTCGGCGGCGTTAATAGTGGAACACGACGTGGCCATGTTGGACTATATGTCCAACTCGATCATGCCGTTTGTAGGTGTCCCCGGCGTTGAGGGCCAAGCCGAAGGTCCTTTAGACGTAAGGACAGGCATGAACGTGTTCTTGAAGTGGATAGACGTCACATTTAGGCGGGAACCCAACACGGGGAGGCCTAGGGTCAATAAGCCCGGTTCGGTTCTCGATAGGGAGCAGAAAGAGAGAGGGGAATACTATTACAGCTAG
- a CDS encoding 2'-5' RNA ligase family protein, whose translation MPYIYGVLPPVASLKPFEGIVPVKPHITLLKIERPKVVSVDFRAFTAFIGDVLFLPSRSRPRYIALAVEPRLEFMALRRALEALLAEVLVERHGDFKPHLSVYAVRIKSPTMDELAPAVEEASRLKGAAFDVRSVALIDTSGGEYKPLYTIQLK comes from the coding sequence GTGCCTTACATATACGGCGTCTTGCCCCCTGTGGCGTCTCTCAAGCCGTTTGAGGGGATAGTTCCGGTTAAGCCCCACATAACTCTGTTGAAAATAGAAAGGCCTAAGGTTGTGTCCGTAGATTTTAGGGCGTTCACGGCGTTTATAGGAGATGTATTGTTTCTGCCCAGCAGGTCGAGGCCGAGATATATAGCGCTGGCGGTGGAGCCCCGTCTGGAGTTCATGGCGCTTAGAAGGGCGTTGGAGGCGCTTCTGGCAGAGGTCCTCGTCGAACGCCATGGGGACTTCAAGCCGCATCTATCCGTCTATGCCGTACGCATTAAGAGCCCCACCATGGACGAATTGGCTCCTGCCGTAGAGGAGGCGTCTAGACTTAAAGGCGCAGCCTTCGACGTACGGAGCGTCGCCCTCATAGACACCTCGGGCGGCGAATATAAACCCCTCTATACGATCCAGCTGAAATGA